One genomic segment of Drosophila melanogaster chromosome 3R includes these proteins:
- the CG44259 gene encoding uncharacterized protein codes for MNRIRRMCERLPHKLHFNFGAFLATAYKSTAFQQTRRRRRQLVGSLRRIPAGYGRLLLLRAFPRG; via the coding sequence ATGAACAGGATCCGCAGGATGTGCGAGAGGCTGCCACATAAATTACACTTTAATTTTGGAGCATTTTTGGCCACGGCTTATAAATCAACCGCGTTCCAGCAAAcgcgacgacgacgacgacagcTGGTTGGCTCACTCCGCCGGATTCCCGCCGGCTACGGGaggctcctgctcctgcggGCTTTTCCTCGTGGATGA
- the CG44257 gene encoding uncharacterized protein, translating to MPTIMFWSLISCNLKCSNVLPCVKNDAVNDVSGSCELDTESWKLDAES from the coding sequence ATGCCAACAATTATGTTTTGGAGTCTCATTAGTTGCAACTTAAAGTGTTCTAATGTGTTGCCGTGTGTGAAGAACGATGCCGTTAATGATGTAAGCGGCAGCTGTGAGTTGGATACTGAAAGCTGGAAATTGGATGCTGAAAGCTGA